A region from the Hirundo rustica isolate bHirRus1 chromosome 20, bHirRus1.pri.v3, whole genome shotgun sequence genome encodes:
- the TTLL11 gene encoding tubulin polyglutamylase TTLL11 isoform X4 — translation MDGPGWALRFLPTQTIPWLCDRCQSAEQEAGEELPEAALPSLCLKQVFPKYAKQFSYLRLVDRVAALFIRFLGVKGTTKLGPTGFRTFIRNCKLSNSNFSMAAVDILYIDITRRWNSMGIDHKESGNPGMCLQAFVEAFFCLAQRKYKSLPLHDQVASLIELCECRLAALRGKRLVWGCGLAQRHRALPAAGTAPCTGPAPPRGHQVFRLQKTSQLRALMCRDRTGS, via the exons atggatggacctggatgggctttaaggttcctcccaacccaaaccattccatggctCTGTGACAG gtgccagAGCGCGGAGCAGGAAGCGGGCGAGGAGCTGCCggaggctgctctgccctcGCTGTGCCTCAAGCAGGTGTTCCCCAAGTACGCCAAGCAGTTCAGCTACCTGCGCCTCGTGGACAGGGTGGCCGCCCTCTTCATCCGCTTCCTCGGCGTCAAAGGGACAACCAAGCTGGGGCCAACGGGATTCCGCACCTTCATAAG aaattgCAAACTGAGTAACAGCAATTTTTCAATGGCTGCTGTAGATATCCTATATATTGATATCACAAGGAGGTGGAACAGCATGGGCATTGACCACAAGGAGTCAGGTAACCCAG GAATGTGTCTGCAAGCCTTTGTGGAAGCTTTCTTCTGCCTGGCCCAGAGGAAATACAAGTCTCTGCCGCTGCACGACCAGGTGGCGTCGCTGATCGAGCTGTGCGAGTGTCGCCTGGCTGCCCTGCGCGGCAAGCGCCTGGTGTGGGGCTGCGGGCTCGCCCAGCGCCACCGCGCCCTGCCAGCCGCGGGCACCGCGCCCTGcaccggccccgctccgccccgcggCCACCAGGTGTTCCGCTTACAGAAGACATCGCAGCTGAGGGCGCTGATGTGCCGGGACAGAACTGGGAGTTAA